One region of Catenuloplanes indicus genomic DNA includes:
- a CDS encoding DUF2470 domain-containing protein produces MADTVFTPDVVAQIMRHMNDDHADDNVLIVRGLGGQPDTTTAARMSGMDADGMDFVATVDGAEVPVRIPFAERLTERRQVRGEAARMYHEACAVLGVTPRA; encoded by the coding sequence ATGGCAGACACCGTCTTCACCCCGGACGTGGTGGCGCAGATCATGCGGCACATGAACGACGACCACGCGGACGACAACGTCCTCATCGTCCGCGGTCTCGGCGGGCAGCCGGACACCACCACCGCGGCGCGCATGTCCGGGATGGATGCGGACGGCATGGACTTCGTGGCGACCGTGGACGGCGCGGAGGTCCCGGTGCGGATCCCGTTCGCGGAGCGGCTCACCGAGCGGCGTCAGGTCCGCGGCGAGGCGGCCCGGATGTACCACGAGGCCTGCGCTGTGCTGGGCGTCACACCGCGGGCCTGA